The Candidatus Roseilinea sp. sequence CCTGTTCGCGCTCCAGCGCCTCGAACAGCGCCTTGAAGTTCCCCTTGCCGAAGCCGCGGCTGCCGCGACGCTGGATGATCTCGAAGAACAACGTGGGGCGATCCTGCATCGGCTGGCTGAAGATTTGGAGCAGATAGCCTTCATCATCGCGATCTACGAGGATGCCGCGCCGGGCCAGCTCGCGGATGTCTTCTTCGATTTGCCCGACGCGTTCGGGCAACGCCTCGTAGTAGGTCTCCGGCACGCGCAAGAACTGAATGCCGGCCGCGCGCAGGGCGTCCACGCTGGCGATGATGTCCCCGGTCGCCAGCGCGATGTGCTGCACACCCGGGCCGCCATAGTGGATGAGGTATTCCTCGATCTGGCTGCGCCGCTTCCCTTCGGCCGGCTCGTTGATGGGGAACTTGATGCGGCCGCTGCCGTTCTGCATCACTTTGCTCATCAAGGCGGAGTACTCTGTGCTGATGTCCTTGTCGTCGAAGTGGACGAGCTGCGTGAACCCCAGCACGTCGGCGTAGAACCGGACCCATTCGTTCATCTTGCCTTGTTCGACGTTGCCGACGATGTGGTCAATGGCGACCAGGCCGGTCTCCGGCGCCGGCGGCGGATTCTCGATCGGCTTAAACCCCGGCATGAAGCCGCGATAGCTTTCGCGCTCGATAAAGCTGTGCACGGTGTCGCCATAGGCGGCGATGGTGGCCTTGACGAACCGGCCGCACTCATCCTCAACGACCGCCGGCGGCATCACGCTGCGCGCGCCGCGCCGGACCGCTTCCTCGTAGGCGGCGCGCGCATCGCGCACGCGCAAGGCGATGTCTTTCACGCCGTCGCCGTGCAGGGCGATGTGTTGGCTGATGTCGGGCCGGCTGTGCGGATCGAGCGGAGAAGTAAGGACCAAATGAACCGCGCCGCCGGTCAGCAACCACGACGCGTGATCGCGCACGCCGGTCTCCAGGCCCGCATAGGCCACCGGTCGAAAGCCGAAGACGGTGCGGTAAAAATGCGCGGCCTGCCGCGCGTTTGACACATAGAACTCCACGTAATCTATCGCCTGAAATTCCAAAGGATCGTGGGTCATTTTCATCGCCTCCTCACGTGAATGGCCGGGCGCGACAGACTGCGCCGCAGGATGACAGACAGTCTAGAAAGACTGAGCGGATCGCTGAAGACAGAAACAAAAGTACTTGCCGCCATTTACCTGCAAACTAAAATCAAAGGGGTCGAATGGCTTTTGATTCCGAAAAGCTTTTAGATCGGACCGGGCTGGAGCTGCTCAGGCTGTTGCAGGCGGATGCGCGCATGTCGTTCGCCGAGTTGGGCCGGCGAGTCGGGCTGACGCCGCCCGCGGTGGCCGAGCGCGTGCGGCGGATGGAAGAGGCCGGCATCATCACCGGCTATCACGCCCGCCTGAATGCCGACAAGCTCGGCTTGCCGATCAGAGCCTTTATTCGCGTCGGCGACTGCGAGCCGTGCGAGCGGTTGATTCAACTGGTGAAGACGCAGCCCGAGGTGATCGAGTGCCATATGCTGACCGGCAGCGACAGCTATCTTTTGCAGGTCGTGGTGGCCTCGGTCGCTCAGCTCGAAGCGCTCATCTCGCGATTGCGGCCTTTTGCGCGCAGCCTCACCACCTCCATTGTGTTGGAGTCGCCGGTGGACAAGCGCGGCCTGGACGTACGGCTGTGCCCGCCGAAAGCGTGAGGCGTCGCGCGAGTACAATACGCCTCCGAGCCTCTGTGCCGGCAGCGATCCGTCTGACGATCCCACCTCTGCATCCTGATGCGCACCTCGATCCGCACCCAACGCTTTCCCGAGTCCATCATCCGCGAGATGACGCGCGTCGCCCTTGATGTCGGCGCGATCAACCTCTCGCAGGGCTACCCCGATTTCCCAGCGCCGCAGGCGATCAAAGACGCCGCCGCGCGCGCGATTCAGGACGACTGGAACCAGTATTCAGTCACCTGGGGGCTGAAGCCGTTGCGCGACGCGATCGCCGAACATTACCGCCGGCGCTACGAGATGGACGTCAACCCCGATACGGATGTCGTGGTCTGTTGTGGCGCGACCGAGTGCATGATCGCCGCAATGCTGGGCGTGGTGAACCCCGGCGACGAAGTGGTCTGCTTCGAGCCGTATTACGAAAGCTACATCCCCAACTGCTTCATCACCCAAAGCACCCCGCGCTTCGTCTCACTGCGACCGGCCGCCGGCGGCGCCTGGGAGTTCGACCCCGACGAGCTGCGCCGCGCGTTCAACGCGAGGACCAAAGCCATCATCGTCAACTCGCCGCACAATCCCACCGGCAAGGTCTTCACGCGCGACGAGCTGCAGCTCATCGCCGAATTGTGCATCGCGCATGACGTGATTGCCATCACCGACGAGATCTACGAGTTCATCACTTACGACGGCGCGCAACACACGCCCATCGCCACGCTGCCCGGCATGGCCGAGCGCACCATCACCATCAGCGGCATGAGCAAGACGTTCAGCGTCACCGGCTGGCGGCTGGGCTACGCGGTAGCCCCCGCAGATCTGATGGTCGGCGTGCGCAAGGCGCACGATTTCATGAGCGTGTGCGCCGCTACCCCGCTGCAGGTCGCCGGCGTCGCGATGCTGGCGTTGGGCGATGACTACTACAGGCAATTGCGCGAGGACTACGCGCAGCGCCGCGCGTTCGCGCTGGAGATGCTGCGCGAAGTCGGCTTCGAGCCTGTCACGCCGGAGGGCGCATACTACATCATGGCCGACTTCAGCGCCATCAGCGACGAAGATGATATTACCTTTGGCCTGCGCATGGCGAAGGAGATCGGCGTGGCGTGTGTGCCGGGGTCGCCGTTCTTCAGCCGGCCCGAGCTGAGTCGGCACATTGTGCGCTTTGCCTTTTGCAAAAAGCGCGAGACGCTTGAACAGGCGCGCGAGCGGCTACAGCGGTTGAAGCGTTGCTAGGGCGCGCCGTGGCGTGGGTCAGCCCATCGTTGCCCCGCTCGTCTGCCGTTCGGGCGGCGGTTGCTGCGCCTCGTGTGGGTCGGCCCGCGCGTAGTCATTCGGCTCGTTCTCCGGATACAGCTCCACATCTTCGGCGTGCAACTGATACGGCACGTCGGTGACGATCACGCGATCCATGGCCTGCAAGGCGGACATGATGCCCAGGGAGTTGTTCGAGTGCAGCATGCGCGCCCAGGGCGTGTCCATCACCAACTGACCCATGATGACGTGGACAAAGATGTTGGGGTCTGCCTCGAGCTCGCGCTTCACGTACTCCACGATCGGCTCGACCAGGCGGCGATAGGGCGAAGGCAAGATCACCAGCTCGCCCTCGCCGATGCGCTCGCGCCACTTCTGCTGAACGATGTGCGTCTTGCGATCGTTGTAATCCACATGCAGCGGCGTCCACGGATTGCCCAGCGACTTGGCGAAGTCCACGACGCGCACGGTGCCGCGATGCACGTCGTCCACGAGCACGATGGTCTTCACCGGGTGCGGCCTCGGCTTGACGCGCTCCTTGCTGAGGCTCAGGATGCGCGCGACGTTGCGGTAGTGCACATGCACGCGGTGGAACACGAACACCATGACCGGAATGACCAACAAGGTGATCCACGCGCCATGCGTGAACTTGGTCACCGCGAAGATCACCATCACCGCAAATGAAACGACGGCGCCGGCGCCGTTGATGACGAGGTTGCGTCGCCAGTGCGGGTCATAGGTCGCCACACTTTGACCCATCTTCAACGACTCGCCCGGCTGGAGTCTGGCAACTTCTAACCAACGCCGCACCATGCCCAACTGCGACAGGGTGAAGCACATGAACACGCCGATCGCATACAGCGGGATGAGCGACGTCGTGCGCGCGTTGAAGACGGTGATCAACACGCCGGCGGCGACCGCCAGGGTGACGATGCCGCCGGAGTACACCAGCCGGCTGCCGCGGATGGCGAGCTGGCGCGGCAAGAAACTATCGCTGGCCACAAACGCGGCAATGCGTGGAAAGTCGGCGTAGGCCGTGTTCGCCGCCATGATCAAGATGATCGTCGTCGCTGCAATCTGCAATCCATACAATGCGCCGGAGCCGAACACCGCACTCGCGATCTGCGAGATGATCGTCTCCTCCTCCGAAGGCAGGGCTTGCACCTGATTGGCCAACAGCGTGATGCCCATGAAGAGCGTGCCGAGCAGCAGGCCCATGGCCGAGATCGTCAGGGCAGCGTTCCGACTGCGCGGCTCCTTGAAGTTCTGCACGCCATCGGAGATCGCTTCGATGCCGGTCAGCGCCGTGCAGCCGCTGCTGAACGCATACAGAATGAGGAACAGGCTCAGCGGCTCGGCCGTCTGCACCACCATGTGGACGTTCTCAACCGGCGTGAGCTGACCGGTCAGCAGCTTGAACAGGCCAACCGTCAGCGTCAGGAAAGTCATGCCGACGAAGAAATACGTTGGCGCAGCAAAGATGCGCCCCGACTCCTTCACGCCGCGCAGATTGATGATCGTCATGATCAGAATGGCTGCGAGCGCCGCCAGCACCTCCCGCCCACGCAGGACGGGAATCGCCGAGGCCACTTGATCTACGCCGCTGGAGATGCTGACGGCCACCGTGAGCACGTAATCCACCAACAGCGCCGCGCCGGCGATCTGCGAGGGCAGCACGCCCAGATTGTCGCGCGAGACCACATACGCGCCGCAGCTTGCACCGTGATACGCCTGGATCGTTTGCCGATAGGAGATGATCAACACCGTGAGAATGGCCGTGATGGCTACGGCGATCGGAATCGAGATGCGAAACACGCCGACGCCGGCGACGGCAAACGCAGACGCGAGCACCACGAGGATCTCCTGCGTCGCATAGGCCGTGGACGACAACGCATCGGACGCAAAGACGGCCAGGCCGACAGGGTTACTCACGGCTTGGTGAGGCGCCTCCTCGGTGCGCAATGGCCGCCCAATTAACACCCGCTTGATAGGTTCTAGCGCAGCGCTTGGCAATACGTGGGACATATCAACAGCTCGGTAATCAGCAGGGGAACACCCGCATGAGAGGTAATCCGAGGTTCACGCCGATCAACAGATGGGCGCAGCGGTCTGATCAACCCGCGCAACCGGCGGATGGCACGAAGCAAACGATACCTGATGCTGGCAACGCACGCGAGTATACCACCTGCCGGGAGTCGCTAAGACGCTCCGACGTGCGCCGCGCACACCGGGCTGCCCGCGATCCGCTGGCGCGCGCTAACGTACGGGAAACGGGCGCGCACAAAATGAAATGGGGCGCGCACCAGGCGCGCCCCAACAACGCAACGCGGCGGGACCCTACGGTCCCATCACCGCCGGCACATACGCCCGATGCGGCGCAACGTCCACCGCCGGCGCGCTGCGCGTGATCTCACCATCGTGCGCGCCGATGGTCACGTTGTTGTTCAGCGCATAGCCCTCCGGCAGCGGCCCGCTGCCCGCCCGCACCGTCACCGTCAGCACCACCGTGCCGCCGGCCGGCACCTCTACATTGCTCCAGACCAGCGTCTGCCCGCTCTGCGCGTAGCCCGGCGTCGCGCTCAGCAGCGTCGCGTTCGCCGCCAGCGTGTCCGTCACCCGCGCCGTCACCGGCAGGCTGCCGCTGTTGCTCAGCACGATGGTGTAGCTCACCGCCTCACCCATCCGCACTGCCGTCGGCGTCACCTCCTTGCGCGTGCCGGTCGGCCCGCTCGTGTCCAGGTTAGTCACGCCGTCGTTCAGCACCGTGAACTGCCAGCGCACCCCGCCGTCGGCCTGCGTGGCGTCGCCCTCGGCGTCCAGCGCCGTCACCTGCCACCAGTACGTCCCCGGCGCCAGGTGACCGGTCTGATAGCTCAACACCACGTTCACGCTGTTGATCACCATCCCCGACGCGTTCAGCCGCACGTTGTTTACCACGTCGCACAGGCCCCACGCCGTGCCCACGCACACGCGATACTCCATGGCGTTCGTGTCGTTCCACTGCAACGTCACCAGCGACCCCACCTGCGCCATGTCCGCAGGCGCCACCTTGGTGAAGTCCGCCGGCCCGCCGCCCGGCCCAAAGCCGACGTTGTTCGCCGTCGTGAACGACCACCACTGCCCGGCGTCCGCCAGCAGGAACTGCCCGTCGTTGTAGGCCCACACCTGCCACCAGTACGTTTGCCCGGCCTGCGTCCCGGTCAGCGCCACGCTCGTCGTCGGGCTGAGCACCTCAACGTGGTTCATCACGTCGCACAGGCCCGGCAGCGTGCCCACGCACACCGTGTAGCGCTGCGCGTTCGTCGCCGCGCCCCAGCTCAGCGTCGCGTTCGTCAGCACGCCCGTCGCATTGGCCGCCGGCGCGCTCTTGCCAAACGTCCCCAGCGGCGAGGCCGGGTTGTT is a genomic window containing:
- a CDS encoding 4-hydroxyphenylpyruvate dioxygenase, with product MTHDPLEFQAIDYVEFYVSNARQAAHFYRTVFGFRPVAYAGLETGVRDHASWLLTGGAVHLVLTSPLDPHSRPDISQHIALHGDGVKDIALRVRDARAAYEEAVRRGARSVMPPAVVEDECGRFVKATIAAYGDTVHSFIERESYRGFMPGFKPIENPPPAPETGLVAIDHIVGNVEQGKMNEWVRFYADVLGFTQLVHFDDKDISTEYSALMSKVMQNGSGRIKFPINEPAEGKRRSQIEEYLIHYGGPGVQHIALATGDIIASVDALRAAGIQFLRVPETYYEALPERVGQIEEDIRELARRGILVDRDDEGYLLQIFSQPMQDRPTLFFEIIQRRGSRGFGKGNFKALFEALEREQARRGNL
- a CDS encoding AsnC family transcriptional regulator, whose translation is MAFDSEKLLDRTGLELLRLLQADARMSFAELGRRVGLTPPAVAERVRRMEEAGIITGYHARLNADKLGLPIRAFIRVGDCEPCERLIQLVKTQPEVIECHMLTGSDSYLLQVVVASVAQLEALISRLRPFARSLTTSIVLESPVDKRGLDVRLCPPKA
- a CDS encoding aminotransferase yields the protein MRTSIRTQRFPESIIREMTRVALDVGAINLSQGYPDFPAPQAIKDAAARAIQDDWNQYSVTWGLKPLRDAIAEHYRRRYEMDVNPDTDVVVCCGATECMIAAMLGVVNPGDEVVCFEPYYESYIPNCFITQSTPRFVSLRPAAGGAWEFDPDELRRAFNARTKAIIVNSPHNPTGKVFTRDELQLIAELCIAHDVIAITDEIYEFITYDGAQHTPIATLPGMAERTITISGMSKTFSVTGWRLGYAVAPADLMVGVRKAHDFMSVCAATPLQVAGVAMLALGDDYYRQLREDYAQRRAFALEMLREVGFEPVTPEGAYYIMADFSAISDEDDITFGLRMAKEIGVACVPGSPFFSRPELSRHIVRFAFCKKRETLEQARERLQRLKRC
- a CDS encoding amino acid permease yields the protein MSHVLPSAALEPIKRVLIGRPLRTEEAPHQAVSNPVGLAVFASDALSSTAYATQEILVVLASAFAVAGVGVFRISIPIAVAITAILTVLIISYRQTIQAYHGASCGAYVVSRDNLGVLPSQIAGAALLVDYVLTVAVSISSGVDQVASAIPVLRGREVLAALAAILIMTIINLRGVKESGRIFAAPTYFFVGMTFLTLTVGLFKLLTGQLTPVENVHMVVQTAEPLSLFLILYAFSSGCTALTGIEAISDGVQNFKEPRSRNAALTISAMGLLLGTLFMGITLLANQVQALPSEEETIISQIASAVFGSGALYGLQIAATTIILIMAANTAYADFPRIAAFVASDSFLPRQLAIRGSRLVYSGGIVTLAVAAGVLITVFNARTTSLIPLYAIGVFMCFTLSQLGMVRRWLEVARLQPGESLKMGQSVATYDPHWRRNLVINGAGAVVSFAVMVIFAVTKFTHGAWITLLVIPVMVFVFHRVHVHYRNVARILSLSKERVKPRPHPVKTIVLVDDVHRGTVRVVDFAKSLGNPWTPLHVDYNDRKTHIVQQKWRERIGEGELVILPSPYRRLVEPIVEYVKRELEADPNIFVHVIMGQLVMDTPWARMLHSNNSLGIMSALQAMDRVIVTDVPYQLHAEDVELYPENEPNDYARADPHEAQQPPPERQTSGATMG